Proteins encoded in a region of the Buteo buteo chromosome 11, bButBut1.hap1.1, whole genome shotgun sequence genome:
- the CIDEC gene encoding lipid transferase CIDEC has protein sequence MDYAKSLSLRLAAPVSKCVSASASMTQQLLSSPAPRPRPYRVCNWDRSLRKGIMAQSLAELLRQAQSALLAPGPVSLVLDEDGTAVETEAFFRTLEEGTVLMALSKGQTWAPSKTPGYQLSLSRKPPRRIDVACVTFDLYKTSPRDLGCLNVKATLYGTYSMSYDLRCYGAKRLMKEALRWMLFTMQATGHVLLGTSCYMQQLLDATEEPKETESSPALRSPLPCSLPPLPRRKTLQ, from the exons ATGGATTATGCCAAGTCCCTGAGCCTGCGCCTGGCTGCCCCCGTCTCAAA ATGTGTCTCGGCAAGTGCCTCCATGACCCAGCAGCTACTGTCGAGCCCGGCCCCGCGACCCCGACCCTACCGCGTCTGCAACTGGGACCGCAGCCTGCGCAAGGGCATCATGGCACAGAGCCTCGCCGAGCTGCTGCGCCAG GCTCAGAGCGCCCTGCTCGCCCCGGGTCCCGTCTCGCTGGTGCTGGATGAGGATGGCACCGCGGTGGAGACGGAGGCTTTCTTTCGGACGCTGGAGGAGGGGACGGTGCTGATGGCCCTGAGCAAGGGGCAGACGTGGGCTCCCTCCAAG ACGCCTGGCTACCAGCTGAGCCTGTCCCGCAAGCCCCCTCGGAGGATCGACGTCGCCTGCGTCACCTTCGACCTCTACAAGACCAGCCCGCGGGACCTGGGCTGCCTCAACGTCAAAGCCACGCTCTACGGCACCTACAGCATGTCCTACGACCTGCGCTGCTACGGGGCCAAGCGGCTGATGAA GGAAGCCCTGCGCTGGATGCTCTTCACCATGCAGGCCACCGGCCACGTCCTGCTCGGCACCTCTTGCTacatgcagcagctcctggatgCCACGGAGGAACCGAAGGAgactgagagcagcccagcGCTGCGAagccccctgccctgcagcctcccacccctgccccgcagGAAGACGCTGCAGTGA
- the ZFPM1 gene encoding zinc finger protein ZFPM1 — MSRRKQSNPRQIKRSLAAMEEGEDGPAGDKSPSEREGAASDCEGSAERDSSSPPGSEESRDAPESPKEPEKPDPGENPQELDTWNGPGELDLAVQDGERRVRTRRSLPEGFSWGPFQGSIHSEPASPGHGETSPPVTLVLGDESCWLSRLPLVPGDSDANAVIYRKDEALWCRTTRALREDEAVCAFVVAEPPAIPNHHGVKAEPGESPYPAALRSDIQLLPQQAGMAAILATAVVNKDVFPCKDCGIWYRSERNLQAHLMYYCASRQSAGSPALEEKPKETYPNERVCPFPQCKKSCPSASSLEIHMRSHSGERPFVCLICLSAFTTKANCERHLKVHTDTLNGVCHSCGFISTTRDILYSHLVTNHMICQPGSKGEVFSPGPALPAAKPLAPGLSQTNNAPLRKCSLPAFLPEALPALPQHVVLHGPLPAPPPGSDAVPPPAQPASPPDARAGKLSPPAPPQNGEGPSSSSSSSSSSSSSSSSSSSSSGEAVRIKEEPAGSPVSEVEAPKSGGPGEGGGSPDACSRTSSPRSLPSAKVKSELASPTPGSSPVPSEPGTGTAGGTVFLPQYVFSHEAAVVPQASEILAKMSELVHSRLKQGHGGAVPPAVYAGAPAPKGATCFECEITFNNINNYYVHKRLYCSSRHLAEDGPPGARKLKAPPGAPKGPPAPGPLLSPPAGDGQGTPAGDGDAGRDAAPPAGAPEAKAEEGSGKAGSPEAEGGSGRCSEDSQSPGSSAGDEGDEDPSKTLCEACNIRFSRHETYVVHKRFYCASRHDPPLRRPSAPKIPFLPQPLRTRKRRKLYEIHGAARRPAEPPPAPDPSPAPDPPGAAPSPRSSPDADGPIDLSKKPRRQGEPAPAPLLPLADYHECTACRISFHSLDSYLAHKKYQCPATPLQPRTLEHLQKMKGAVPAPLKGRRSPGSPGEGDPEGARARAAPAAGSPGVPYPGASGADTLQRHPKGPLPPLGAKGPLSACPYCPLNGAVKGDLLEHFRNAHGLFVAKPAVTGQGVPDVPVPGAGRTPEAPLPAASPPRPPAPRLRQDSFNSKEGRDGGGGSPRPPASPRPPASPGAPEGLREAARKPPTPPAYTDRGVQTPPAKAVPGPVPNGNHRYCRLCNIKFSSLSTFIAHKKYYCSSHAAEHVK, encoded by the exons GTGAGCTGGATCTGGCCGTGCAGGACGGGGAGAGGCGGGTGCGAACCCGCAGGAGCCTCCCCGAGGGCTTCTCCTGGGGACCCTTCCAGGGCAGCATCCACAGCGAACCGGCATCGCCGGGGCACGGCGAGACG AGCCCACCCGTGACGCTGGTGCTGGGGGacgagagctgctggctgtcccgGCTGCCCCTCGTGCCCGGAGATTCCGACGCCAACGCCGTGATCTACAGGAAGG ATGAAGCCCTGTGGTGCCGGACGACGCGCGCCCTGCGGGAGGACGAGGCCGTGTGCGCCTTCGTGGTGGCAGAGCCGCCGGCCATCCCCAACCACCACGGGGTGAAAGCGGAGCCCGGCGAGTCGCCGTACCCGGCCGCGCTGCGCTCGGATATTCAGCTGCTGCCGCAGCAAGCCGGCATGGCCGCCATCCTGGCCACCGCCGTGGTGAACA AGGACGTCTTTCCGTGCAAGGACTGCGGGATCTGGTACCGGAGCGAGCGCAACCTGCAAGCCCACCTGATGTATTACTGTGCCAGCCGGCAGAGCGCCGGCTCGCCCGCCCTGGAGGAGAAGCCCAAGGAGACGTACCCCAACGAGCGCGTCTGCCCCTTCCCCCAGTGCAAGAAGAGCTGCCCCAGCGCCAGCTCCTTGGAGATCCACATGCGGAGCCACAGCG GAGAGCGGCCATTCGTCTGCCTGATCTGCCTGTCCGCCTTCACCACGAAAGCCAACTGCGAGCGTCACCTGAAGGTACACACGGACACCCTGAACG GCGTCTGCCACAGCTGCGGCTTCATCTCCACCACGAGGGACATCCTCTACAGCCACTTGGTCACCAACCACATGATATGCCAGCCAGGCTCCAAGGGAGAGGTCTTCTCGCCGGGACCAGCCCTACCCGCCGCCAAACCCCTCGCCCCCG GGCTGAGCCAGACGAACAACGCGCCCCTTCGGAAGTGCAGCCTGCCGGCGTTCCTGCCCGAGGCGTTGCCGGCGCTGCCGCAGCACGTGGTGCTGCACGGTCCCCTGCCCGCCCCACCGCCCGGTTCCGACGCCGTTCCCCCCCCGGCACAGCCCGCCTCACCCCCCGACGCCAGGGCTGGCAAGCTGTcgccaccggccccgccgcagAACGGCGAAGGGCCGTcgtcatcctcttcctcctcctcttcctcctcttcttcctcctcctcctcctcctcctcctccggcgaAGCTGTCCGCATCAAGGAGGAGCCCGCCGGCAGCCCGGTGAGCGAGGTGGAGGCACCAAAAAGCGGCGGCCCCGGCGAGGGGGGCGGCAGCCCCGACGCCTGCTCCCGGACCTCGTCCCCCCGCAGCCTGCCCTCGGCGAAGGTGAAGTCGGAGCTCGCCAGCCCCACGCCGGGCTCCAGCCCGGTGCCCAGCGAGCCGGGGACGGGCACGGCCGGCGGCACCGTCTTCCTACCCCAGTACGTGTTCAGCCACGAAGCCGCGGTGGTGCCGCAGGCGTCGGAGATCCTGGCGAAGATGTCGGAGCTGGTGCACAGCCGGCTGAAGCAGGGCCACGGCGGCGCGGTGCCGCCCGCCGTCTACGCCGGCGCGCCGGCGCCCAAGGGTGCCACGTGCTTCGAGTGCGAGATCACCTTCAACAACATCAACAACTACTACGTGCACAAGCGCCTCTACTGCTCCAGCCGGCACCTTGCTGAGGACGGCCCCCCGGGGGCGCGCAAGCTCAAAGCCCCCCCCGGGGCACCCAAGGGTcctcccgccccggggccgctgCTGTCCCCCCCGGCGGGCGACGGGCAGGGGACGCcggcgggggacggggacgcCGGCCGGGATgccgcgccgccggccggcgcgcCGGAGGCGAAggcggaggaggggagcggcaAAGCGGGGTCCCCTGAGGCGGAGGGGGGGTCGGGGCGGTGCAGCGAGGACAGCCAGAGCCCCGGCAGCTCGGCGGGGGACGAGGGGGACGAGGACCCCAGCAAGACGCTGTGCGAGGCGTGCAACATCCGCTTCAGCCGCCACGAGACCTACGTGGTCCACAAGCGTTTCTACTGCGCCTCCCGCCACgacccccccctccgccgccccaGCGCCCCCAAAATCCCCTTCCTGCCCCAACCCCTCCGCACCCGCAAACGCCGCAAGCTCTACGAGATCCACGGGGCCGCTCGGCGCCCCGCCGAACCCCCGCCGGCGCCCGACCCGTCGCCGGCCCCCGACCCGCCGGGGGCTGCCCCCTCGCCCCGCTCCAGCCCGGACGCCGACGGTCCCATCGACCTGAGCAAGAAGCCGCGGCGGCAGGGCGAACCCGCGCCGGCACCGCTGCTGCCCTTGGCCGACTACCACGAATGCACCGCTTGCCGCATCAGCTTCCACAGCCTCGACAGCTACCTGGCCCACAAGAAGTACCAGTGCCCGGCCACCCCGCTGCAGCCCCGCACCCTCGAGCACCTCCAGAAGATGAAGGGGGCCGTGCCAGCCCCCCTCAAGGGCCGAcgcagccccggcagccccggcgAGGGGGACCCCGAAGGCGCGCGGGCGAGGGCGGctccggcggcggggagccccGGCGTCCCTTACCCCGGCGCGTCCGGGGCGGACACGCTGCAGCGTCACCCCAAGGGTCCCCTGCCGCCCCTGGGGGCGAAGGGACCCCTCTCCGCCTGTCCCTACTGTCCCCTCAACGGGGCCGTCAAGGGCGACCTCCTCGAGCACTTCCGTAACGCCCACGGGCTTTTCGTGGCCAAACCGGCGGTGACCGGGCAGGGGGTCCCCGACGTCCCGGTGCCCGGTGCCGGCAGGACGCCCGAAGCCCCGCTGCCCGCGGCGTCGCCCCCCCGCCCGCCAGCCCCCCGTCTCCGCCAGGACAGCTTCAATAGCAAGGAGGGGCgggatggcggcggcggcagcccccggccccccgcctcgccccggccccccgcttCACCCGGAGCCCCCGAGGGACTGCGGGAAGCCGCCCGCAAGCCCCCTACCCCCCCCGCCTACACGGACAGGGGGGTGCAGACCCCCCCGGCCAAGGCTGTGCCCGGCCCCGTGCCCAACGGCAACCACAGGTACTGTCGCCTCTGCAACATCAAGTTCAGCAGCCTCTCCACCTTCATCGCCCACAAGAAGTATTATTGTTCCTCCCACGCTGCTGAGCACGTCAAGTaa